GGCGCGCGCACTGGCGCGCCAGCGCCGCCGCCGTCAGGCCAGGCTCGCTTGCCTGGGCCAGCAGCACGATGGCCTGGCCCAGCTGCGGATGCGGCACGCCGAAGGCGACCGCCTCGGCCACCAGGCCGGTGGCGTAGGCGCCTTCTTCGACCTCGGTCGGGCTGACGCGGTAGCCGGACACCTTGATCATGTCGTCGCCGCGGCCGATGAAGTACAGATAACCGTCGGCGTCGCGCCGCACCGTGTCGCCCGACCACACCGCCATCTCGGGCAGCACCAGGCCGGCCGGCTGGCCAGGGGCCGGGCGGAAGCGCTCGGCGGTCTTGGCCGGGTCGTTCCAGTAGCCCAGCGCCACCAGCGCGCCGCGGTGCACCAGTTCGCCCGGCTCGTCCGGCGCGCACGGGCTGCCGTCCGGACGCACCACCAGCACTTCGGCGTTCGGGATCGCGCGCCCGATCGAATCGGGCCGCCGCGCCAGCTGGTCGGGCGGCAGGTAGGTCGAGCGGAAGGCTTCGGTCAGGCCGTACATCAGGAACAGCTCGGCGCCGGGCAGGGCCGCGCGCAAGGCGTCGACGGCGCTGCGCGGCATCGCCCCGCCCGAATTGGTGAGATAGCGCAGGCTGCAGTCGGCCGGCCACTCCAGCCGGCCCAGCTGCATCCACAGCGGCGGCACCGCCGCCAGGCCGGTGATGCGCTCGTCCTGCACCGCCTGCACGATATCCTTCGCAAACAGGTAGTTCATGAGCACCACGCTGGCGCCGGCCAGGAAGGCGCAAGTGAGCTGGCTCAGGCCGTAGTCGAAGCTCAGCGGCAGCACCGCCAGCAGGCGGTCGTCGCGGTCCAGGCCGAGGTAGGACGCCACGCTGGTGGCGCCGGCCACCATGTTCCGGTGCGACAGCACCACGCCCTTCGGCTTGCCGGTGCTGCCCGAGGTGTACAGGATGGCCGCCATGTCGGCGTCGACGGCGCGCCGCGCCGCCAGCCAGGCGCGCTCGGGACGGACCTGGCTGGCCGCCCAGTCGCGCAGCGCGAGATGGGGCGGCAGGTCATGAAAGGCCGGCCCGGTGACGAACACGGTGTGCAGGTCGGGGCAGCCGGCCAGCACGGGGGCCAGCTGGTCCAGCCGTTCGGGCGAGGTGAGCAGGACTCGGACATTGCAGTCGGCCAGCACGTGCGCGACCTGGGCCGCCTTGAGCTGGGGATTGACCGGCACGAAGACCGCGCCGGCCAGCGCGGCGCCGAACATCGCAGCCACGTTCTCGATCCGCTTGTCGAGATAGACCGCGACCCGCTCGCCGCGGCCGATGCCGGCCTGGCCCAGCGCGCCCGCGGCCAGCTCCACCGCATCGGCCAGGGCGGCGTAATCGAGGCGGCGGGCGGCGTCGGCCAGGGCCGGCGCCGCCGGGTCGCGCGCGGCGCTGTCGAAGATGAAGTCGTGGATCAGGTCGGGCATGGCGAAAAACGGTCATGGATGGCAAACGCCGCAGCCCGTCATCTTACCAGTTCGGGGCCGCCTGCTGATGCGAACCGGCGGCAATGCGCAGCGGGCGCTATACTGGGCCATGCTTGCCAACATGCATTCTTCCCTGTCGCCGATCCCGCTCGCGCCCGTGCTGTCGCTGGCTTCGTTTCGCAGGCAGGCCGGAGGCGCCGCCACCGTGCTCGACGCCGGCCAGGCGCGCCTGGTCACCAGCGGCCGGGTGGCGATCGCGCTGGCCCTGCGCGAGCTGGGCGTGGGCGCAGGCGAGCGTGTGCTGCTGCCGGCCTACCACAGCGCCTCGATGGTGCCGCCGGTGCAGTGGACCGGCGCCACGCCCGAGTTCTACCGGGTGGGCGCCGATGCCCGGGCCGACCTGGACGATATCGCCACCCGTCTCGCACAGCCTGCCGGAGCCCGCGTGCGGGTGGTAGTGGCCACCCACTTCTTCGGTTTCCCGCAGCCGCTGGCGGCCCTGCGCGCGCTGTGCGACGCGCATGGCGTGGCGCTGCTCGAGGATTGCGCGCATGCCTTCATCGGCGACTTCGATGGCCGCCCGCCCGGCGCCTGGGGCGATTACGCGGCCGCCAGCAGCATGAAATTCCTGCCGCTGTACGAGGGCGGCGCGCTGGTCTCGGCGCGCCATGGCCTGGACCGCGTCACCTTGCGCGCGGCCGGGCCGGGCTTCGAGCTCAAGACGGCGCTCAATACGCTCCAGCGCGGCTTCGCCTTCGGGCGCCTGCGCGGCCTGCGCATCGCGCTGGCGCCCATGCTGCGCCTGCAGGCGCTGGCCTGGAACGCGCTCAAGCGGCGTCGGCGCCCGGCCGCCGCGCTGGCCCCAGCCTCGTCGGACAGCGGCTATGGCTTCGATCCGCGCTGGCTCGACAAGCGCAGCGCGCTGTGCTCGCGCCTGATCCTGGCGCTGTCGTCGCCGGCCCGCATCGCCGCCCTGCGGCGCCGCAACTACCTGCGCCTGCAGGAAGCGCTGGCCGGGCTGCCGGGCCTGCGGCCGCTGCATGCGCGGCTGCCAGATGGCGTCTGCCCCTGGCTGTTCCCGCTGGTGGCGGACGACCCCGACCGGCTCGCGCGGCGCCTGCTGGAAGCCGGCGTGCCCCTGACCCGCTTCGGCTATCCGCTGTGGGAAGGCGTCGACGAACGCACCTGCCCACACGCCGCCCATCTGTCGCGCCACGTGCTGGGCCTGCCCTGTCACCAGGAATTGCGCGACGCCGAACTGGCCAGGATCGCGCAGGCCTTGCGCCAGGCGGCAAGCACATGAGGTGGAGCACACTCCCCGCCGCGCGCTTCGCCGAGGCCGGCGCCGACTGGGCCGCGCTGCACCAGGCCGCCGGCGCCCCGGCGGTGCTGACGCCCAGCTTCGTCGGCCCGCTGCTGGCGGCGTTCGCGCGCGGCGACGAGTTGCTGCTGCGCTGCGACGACGGCGGGCGCACGCTGGCGATGGCGGTCATGGCGCCGACCCGGCGCGGCGCCTGGGCCACCTTCCAGCCGGCCCAGGCGCCGGTCGGGTTGTGGCTGCAGCTGCCCGGCCTGGATACCGCGGCGCTGGCGCGTTCGCTGTTCGGCGTGCTGCCGGGCATGCCGCTGCTGGTGGCGCTGACCCAGGCCGACCCGATGATCCTGCCGCGCCCCGCGCCCGGCCCGGCGCTGCATACGCTCGACTACATCGCCACCGCCCGCGTCACGCTGGCCGGCGGCTTCGAGCGCTACTGGGAGGCGCGCGGCAAGAACCTGCGCGCCAACCTCAGGAAGCAGCGCGCCCGCCTCGAACGCGAAGGCCGCGCGACGCGGCTGGCGGTCGAACGCCGGCCGCAGGAGATGGCGCAGGCGGTGGCTGACTACGGCCGCCTGGAAGGCAGCGGCTGGAAGGCCGGCGCCGGCACCGCGGTCGACGCCGCCAATGCCCAGGGGCGTTTCTACCGCGAGATGCTCGAAACGCTGGCGGCGCGGGACGCGGCCAGCGTCTACCGCTATTATCTCGACCAGCGCCTGGTGGCGATGGACTTGTGCATCGAGGACCGCGACAGCATCGTGGTCCTGAAGACCGCCTACGACCAGGACGCCGCGGCCGGCCTGTCGCCGGCGCTGCTGATGCGCGAGGAAGCCATGCGCGCGCTGTTCGACGGCGGCCGTTTCGCCCGGCTCGAATTCTACGGCCGGGTCATGGAATGGCACACGCGCTGGACGGAAGAGGTACGCACTATGTACCATGTCAACCATTATCGCTGGCCCGTGCTGCGGCGCCTGCATGCGCTGCGCGAGGCGCGCGCCGCGCGCGCGGCCGGCTCACCAACCGACGGACACACACCATGACGCATCTGGACCAAGTCAGAACCATCCTCACCGACGTGCTGGGCCTGGGGCCGGCCGGGGCGGCCCTTACGGCCGATTCCTTCCTGCTGGGCAGCCTGCCCGAACTCGACTCGATGGCCGTGGTCACGCTGATCGCGGCGCTCGAGGAACATTTCGGCATCGCGATCGACGACGACGACATCAGCGCCAGCACCTTCGCCACGCTCGGCAGCCTGGCCGATTTCGTGGCCGCGCGCGCCGCCTGATGGCGCCGCGCCACGCGCCCGCCGAACCGTTCTTCCTCGACACGGCGCGCGGCGCGCGGTTCTGCCTGTACCACGCGCCGTCCGGCCCCTGCCGCGGCGCCCTGCTCTACATCCACCCGTTCGCCGAAGAGATGAACCGCGCGCGCCGCATGGCGGCGGTGCAGGCGCGCGCCTTCGCCGCGCACGGCGTCGCCGTGCTGCTGCTCGACCTGCACGGCTGCGGCGACAGCGGCGGCGACTTCGCCGACGCCTCGTGGGCCGGCTGGCTGGCCGATATCGAAGATGGCCGCGCCTGGCTCGAGCGGCGCAGCGGCCAGCGCGCCGGCCTGTGGGGCCTGCGCCTGGGCGCGCTGCTGGCGCTGGAGGCGGCCAGTACGGCTGCGCCAGCGCGCCTGCTGCTGTGGCAGCCGGTCACGGACGGCGACAGCCATCTGAAGCAGTTCCTGCGGCTGCGGGTGGCGGCCGACATGCTGCAGGGGACGAGCGAGGGTAGCGTGGCCGCCCTGCGCACGCAGCTGGCTGCCGGCACGACGCTCGAGATCGCCGGCTATGGCCTGGCCCCAGCCCTGGCCGACGGCATGGCCGCCGCCCTGCCCGGTCGACTGGCTGGAACTGGCGCCCGAGGCAGACCGGCCGCTGCCGCCGGCGGCGGCCAGGATCGGCGACGGCTGGCGCGCGCACGGCGCCGCGCTGCGCCAGCAGGTGGTGGCCGGCCCCGCGTTCTGGTCGACGCCGGAGACGACCGAAGCCCCGGCGCTGGTCAGCGCCAGCCTTGACTGCCTGGATGGCGCCGTGGAGGTCGCCCATGCATGAGCGCGCGCTGGCCTATGCCTCGGGCGACGCCTGGCTGTACGGCATCCTGAGCCTGCCGGCCGCGCCGGCCGCGCTGGGGGTGGTGATCGTGGTCGGCGGCCCGCAATACCGCGCCGGCAGCCATCGCCAGTTCGCCCTGCTGGCGCGCGAACTGGCGGCGGCCGGCATCCCGGTGCTGCGCTTCGATTACGCGGGCATGGGCGACAGCGATGGCGCCACCTGCGGCTTCGAGCATGCCGCGCGCGACATCCGCGCCTCGATCGACCGCTTCTTCGCCGAGACACCTAGCCTGGAACGGGTTGCATTATGGGGCTTGTGCGACGGCGCCACCGCCGCCGCCCTGTATGCGCCGGACGACGCCCGCGTGGCCGGCGTCGCCCTGCTCAATCCTTGGGTGCGCACCGAACAGGGCGCCGCGCGCGCGGCGATCCGGCACTACTACCGCGCGCGCCTGTTCGACCGGGCGCTGTGGCGCAAGATCGCGCGCGGCCAGTTCGACTGGCGCGCCGCGCTCGGCGCGCTGTGGCGCACGCTGGGGACGGCGCGCGCGTCGACATCGACGGCCGACGCCGCGGCGCCGCCAATGCCCGACCTGCCATCGCGGATGCTCGGTGCGCTGCAAGGCTTCCAGGGCCCGGTGCTGCTGCTGCTGAGTGGCGCCGACCTGACTGCGCGCGAATTCGACGACCTGGCCGCCACGCCCGGCCCCTGGCGCAAGCTGCTCGACGGCGAACGCTTCGCGCACCATGCGATCGAGCGCGCCGACCACACGCTGTCGCGCCGCGAGTGGCACGCGCAGGTCGTGGACCTGACCCGGCGCTGGCTAAGGAAGCTTTAACTGCCGCGGATGCCGTGCCGCCCCATCAGGTCGTACAGCGTCGGCCGGCTGATGCCGAGGATCTCGGAGGCCTTGACGATATTCCCGTCGACCCGCGCCAGCACCTTGACGATCGCCTTGTACTCCGCCTCGTCGCGCACCTGGCGCAGGTTGATCGGCTCTTCCTGGCCGCCCTCGCCCGGCAGGCCGATGTCCTCGGCCACAATGGTGTTCCCGTCGGCCATGATCACCGCGCGCTTGATGCAGTTTTCCATCTCGCGCACATTGCCGGGCCACGAATAGGCCTCGATCGCGGCAATCGCCTCGGGCGCGAAATGCAGGGTAGCGCGCGACTCCTGGGCGCAATACTTGTTCTTGAAGTGGTGAGCCAGCAGGGCGGCGTCGCCTTCGCGCTGGCGCAGCGGCGGGATGGTCACCACGATCTCGGACAGGCGGTAATACAAGTCTTCGCGGAAGCGCCCTTGCGCGCACAGTTCCTTGAGCTTCTGGTGGGTTGCGCACACGATGCGCACGTCGACCGGGATTTCCTCGCGCCCGCCGACGCGCTCGATGACGCGCTCCTGTAAAAAACGCAGCAGCTTGGCCTGCAGCGCCATCGGCAGGTCGCCCACTTCGTCCAGGAAGAAGGTGCCGCCATGGGCCATCTCGACCTTGCCCTTGGTCTGCTTGGCGGCGCCGGTGAAGGCGCCTTTCTCGTAGCCGAACAGTTCGCTTTCCAGCAGGTTCTCGGGAATGGCCGCGCAGTTGATCGCCATGAAGCGCTCGCCCGCGCGCGGAGACAGCGCGTGCACCGCGCGCGCCAGCACCTCCTTGCCGGTGCCCGACTCGCCCAGCAGCATCACCGAGGCCGAGGTCGGCGCCACCTTCTCGATGCTGCGCGCCACCTTGAGCAGCGCCGGGTCGCGCGTGATCAGGCCGGCCAGCGGCGAATCGGCCTGCACCTGCTGCATGCGGCGGTTTTCCATCTGCAGCTGGTGCAGGTAGAAGGCGCGCTGGATCACGAGATTGAGCACTTCGGGATCGCAGGGCTTGTGGTGGAAGTCGTAGGCGCCCATGCCGATCGCCTGGACCGCATTGGCGTGGTCCTGGTTGCCGGTCAGGACGATGACGCGCGTGTCCGGGGCCAGCGCCAGGATCTGCTGCAGCGTCGCCAGGCCCTCGGTCGAGCCGTCCGGATCGGGCGGCAGGCCCAGGTCCATGGTGCAGACGGCCGGCTCGTGGCGGCGCAGCTGGGCCAGCGCCGCCTCGCGGTCGCCGGCCACCACGACGTCGTAGGCGTCCAGGCTCCAGCGCAACTGCTTCTGCAGCCCCGGATCGTCTTCGATGATGAGCAGTTTGGGTTTGGTCTGAGTCACGATAATCCTTGCGTCATGCGGCCCGTTCGGCGACGAGCGCTTCCTGTTGATGTAGCGGCAGCAGGACCCGGAACGTGGTGCCCCTGCCGGGCGCGCTGCTCACCTCGAGCCTGCCGCCCAGTTCGTTGATGTATTCGCGGCTTTCGAACGCGCCGATGCCCATGCCCGCCGACTTGGTCGATTCGAACGGCCGGAACAGGCGTTCGCGGATGAATTCCTCGCTCATGCCTTCGCCGCTGTCGACGATCTCGACCAGCGCCATGCCATCCTCGCGCAACGCCCGCACGGAGACGCCGCCGGTGCGCGGCGTGGCCTCGATCGCATTCTGGATCAGGTGGCCCAGCACCCGCTCGAGGCGTTCGCGGTCGGCCAGCACCCGCATCCCGGCCTGCTCGATGCGTACCTGCGGGCGCGGCTCGAACGCCGCCTTGAGCGCCACCGCCTGCTGCACCACCTGCTCCACCGCGAGCGGCTGCGGTTGCTCGACCGCGTGGGTGCGGCCCAGCTTCTGCAGCATGAACTTCATCTTCTTGACCGAGTAGTCGATGGTTTCCAGCATATCGGCCTGGAACTCGGGATTGTCCTTGTATTTCACCGCGTTGGCGTTCATCAGCGACAGCTGGGTCACCAGGTTCTTAAGGTCGTGCACCACGAAGGTCGACATGCGGTTGAACGACTCGAACTGGCGCGCCACCATCAGGGCATTGGCCGCATGCTGCTGCGCCAGCTGGCCGGCCGCCTGGCTGCCGGCGATCTCCAGCACGTCGATGACTTCCCAGTTCAGCTTGACCCGGCTGCGCGGATCCTGCAGCAGCACGAAGCCGAACAGCTGGTCGTGCAGCATCAGCGGCACCACCAGCCACAACCGCGGATAGCGCGCCAGCCATGCCGGCAGCGCCAGCGCATCGTACTTGTCCGGGCTGCGCGCATGCTCGTGCAGGTCGACCACCCACTGGCTGCTGGCCAGGAACTGGCAGAACGCCGAGTCGACCGGCTCGGACGCCGCCAGCACCGGCACCTGCCAGTGGGCCACCGGTTCGTAGCGGCCCGAATCGGTGCGCTGCCACAGCACTCCCCCCGGGCTCTCGACCAGGCCCGCCACCGCCTCGATGGCGCGCAGGCCGAGATCCGGCCCGGGGCGCGACAGGGTGCGGGTAAAGCGCATCCACTCTTCGCGGTAATCGTAGTTGTAGCGGAAGAAGTGCTTGCTGATGAAGACCTTCAGCCGGGCCCGGAAGCTGCCCGAGGCCAGCACCCCGACCAGCAGGATCAGGGCTGCGAACAGGAAGGTCAGCTGCGCCACCGTGCCCCAGGTGCCGCCGACGTAGCGCAGGTAGTAGCCGGTCGTGCTCATGGCCAGCAGGTAGAGCGCGGAACCGGACAGCGCCGCCGAATGGAACACGGCGCGCCGCGACACCGCCAGCGGCGACGACCACAGCTTGCGGCGCCCCAGCGAGATCGCGATCAGCGGCACCGCCAGCGCATTGATGACGCCGCGCGCGGCCCAGATGTCGGAATCGACTTTACGGAACAGCATGACATTGCTGTAGAGGTAAAAGTCGTAGACGAAGATTACGCCGATGCCGATGCAGGCGAACTTCACGGCCCAGCGTTCCTGCAGGGTGCGGTTGCGGTAGGCCAGTTCGACCAGCCGCATGCCGGCCACCGCCAGCGCGGCGCGCGCCGTCACCGGGACCAGGCTCGCGTCCGGCAGCCCGGCCAGGCTCCACCAGCCGGTCAGCGCGGCGCAGAAGCACAGCACGTAGACGGCGGCGCCGGCCAGCACCGGGGCGCGCAGCCAGGATGGCCGGCCGGCCTCGTCGCGCGCGCGTCCGCCCAGCACCAGCAGGAAGGCGGCCCAGGCGGCATTGCGCAGCAGTTCGGCGCAGTCGCCCAGGCGCGACCAGGCGATGCCGCCGGCGGCTTCCCACGACAGCGCGGCGCCCCACAGAACCATCGCGAGGCAGGCCAGGGCCAGCACGCCATTGCCGCGGCGGCGCTGCTTCGTCAGCTGGAACAGGCCCAGGACGAGGAAGCTGGCGGCGGCGATCGCGTAACTATAGACCGTGATCTTGGTTAGGGAAATGGCATCCATGGCGGGGGCGACGACTGCGCGCGTGGAAAAGAAGGGAACGGCATGGACGATGCCGTCCACGCCGCAGCCTGCATGAAGACACTCAGCGACCGCTGCGGAACAGCACTACCTTGAGGGTGTTAATCAGGATCAGGATGTCAAGGAACAGGCTGTTGTTCTTGACATAATAAAGGTCGTACTGGAGTTTCTGCAATGCGTCTTCGGCCGACGAGCCGTAGCCGTAGCGCACCTGGGCCCAGCCGGTGATGCCCGGCTTCACGCTGTGGCGCACATTATAGTAGGGCACCACCTCGATCAGCTGCTCGACGAAGTAGGCGCGCTCGGGACGCGGGCCGACGAAGGACATCTCGCCGCGGAAGACGTTGAAGATCTGGGGCAGTTCGTCGATCCGGGTCTTGCGCATGAAGTTGCCGACCCGGGTCACGCGCGGATCGTTCTGCGCCGCCCATTGCGGCTTGCCGCCTTTTTCGGCGTCGGCATGCATGCTGCGGAATTTATGGACGCGGAACACCTTGCCGTCCTTGCCGATCCGTTCCTGCG
This portion of the Telluria beijingensis genome encodes:
- a CDS encoding acyl-CoA ligase (AMP-forming), exosortase A system-associated, which produces MPDLIHDFIFDSAARDPAAPALADAARRLDYAALADAVELAAGALGQAGIGRGERVAVYLDKRIENVAAMFGAALAGAVFVPVNPQLKAAQVAHVLADCNVRVLLTSPERLDQLAPVLAGCPDLHTVFVTGPAFHDLPPHLALRDWAASQVRPERAWLAARRAVDADMAAILYTSGSTGKPKGVVLSHRNMVAGATSVASYLGLDRDDRLLAVLPLSFDYGLSQLTCAFLAGASVVLMNYLFAKDIVQAVQDERITGLAAVPPLWMQLGRLEWPADCSLRYLTNSGGAMPRSAVDALRAALPGAELFLMYGLTEAFRSTYLPPDQLARRPDSIGRAIPNAEVLVVRPDGSPCAPDEPGELVHRGALVALGYWNDPAKTAERFRPAPGQPAGLVLPEMAVWSGDTVRRDADGYLYFIGRGDDMIKVSGYRVSPTEVEEGAYATGLVAEAVAFGVPHPQLGQAIVLLAQASEPGLTAAALARQCARQLPAWMVPAHIVLCDGALPRNPNGKLDRPLLRLPYLNLFDETA
- a CDS encoding aminotransferase class I/II-fold pyridoxal phosphate-dependent enzyme, producing the protein MHSSLSPIPLAPVLSLASFRRQAGGAATVLDAGQARLVTSGRVAIALALRELGVGAGERVLLPAYHSASMVPPVQWTGATPEFYRVGADARADLDDIATRLAQPAGARVRVVVATHFFGFPQPLAALRALCDAHGVALLEDCAHAFIGDFDGRPPGAWGDYAAASSMKFLPLYEGGALVSARHGLDRVTLRAAGPGFELKTALNTLQRGFAFGRLRGLRIALAPMLRLQALAWNALKRRRRPAAALAPASSDSGYGFDPRWLDKRSALCSRLILALSSPARIAALRRRNYLRLQEALAGLPGLRPLHARLPDGVCPWLFPLVADDPDRLARRLLEAGVPLTRFGYPLWEGVDERTCPHAAHLSRHVLGLPCHQELRDAELARIAQALRQAAST
- a CDS encoding GNAT family N-acetyltransferase, giving the protein MRWSTLPAARFAEAGADWAALHQAAGAPAVLTPSFVGPLLAAFARGDELLLRCDDGGRTLAMAVMAPTRRGAWATFQPAQAPVGLWLQLPGLDTAALARSLFGVLPGMPLLVALTQADPMILPRPAPGPALHTLDYIATARVTLAGGFERYWEARGKNLRANLRKQRARLEREGRATRLAVERRPQEMAQAVADYGRLEGSGWKAGAGTAVDAANAQGRFYREMLETLAARDAASVYRYYLDQRLVAMDLCIEDRDSIVVLKTAYDQDAAAGLSPALLMREEAMRALFDGGRFARLEFYGRVMEWHTRWTEEVRTMYHVNHYRWPVLRRLHALREARAARAAGSPTDGHTP
- a CDS encoding acyl carrier protein, yielding MTHLDQVRTILTDVLGLGPAGAALTADSFLLGSLPELDSMAVVTLIAALEEHFGIAIDDDDISASTFATLGSLADFVAARAA
- a CDS encoding hydrolase 2, exosortase A system-associated, with amino-acid sequence MAPRHAPAEPFFLDTARGARFCLYHAPSGPCRGALLYIHPFAEEMNRARRMAAVQARAFAAHGVAVLLLDLHGCGDSGGDFADASWAGWLADIEDGRAWLERRSGQRAGLWGLRLGALLALEAASTAAPARLLLWQPVTDGDSHLKQFLRLRVAADMLQGTSEGSVAALRTQLAAGTTLEIAGYGLAPALADGMAAALPGRLAGTGARGRPAAAAGGGQDRRRLARARRRAAPAGGGRPRVLVDAGDDRSPGAGQRQP
- a CDS encoding hydrolase 1, exosortase A system-associated, with product MHERALAYASGDAWLYGILSLPAAPAALGVVIVVGGPQYRAGSHRQFALLARELAAAGIPVLRFDYAGMGDSDGATCGFEHAARDIRASIDRFFAETPSLERVALWGLCDGATAAALYAPDDARVAGVALLNPWVRTEQGAARAAIRHYYRARLFDRALWRKIARGQFDWRAALGALWRTLGTARASTSTADAAAPPMPDLPSRMLGALQGFQGPVLLLLSGADLTAREFDDLAATPGPWRKLLDGERFAHHAIERADHTLSRREWHAQVVDLTRRWLRKL
- the prsR gene encoding PEP-CTERM-box response regulator transcription factor, coding for MTQTKPKLLIIEDDPGLQKQLRWSLDAYDVVVAGDREAALAQLRRHEPAVCTMDLGLPPDPDGSTEGLATLQQILALAPDTRVIVLTGNQDHANAVQAIGMGAYDFHHKPCDPEVLNLVIQRAFYLHQLQMENRRMQQVQADSPLAGLITRDPALLKVARSIEKVAPTSASVMLLGESGTGKEVLARAVHALSPRAGERFMAINCAAIPENLLESELFGYEKGAFTGAAKQTKGKVEMAHGGTFFLDEVGDLPMALQAKLLRFLQERVIERVGGREEIPVDVRIVCATHQKLKELCAQGRFREDLYYRLSEIVVTIPPLRQREGDAALLAHHFKNKYCAQESRATLHFAPEAIAAIEAYSWPGNVREMENCIKRAVIMADGNTIVAEDIGLPGEGGQEEPINLRQVRDEAEYKAIVKVLARVDGNIVKASEILGISRPTLYDLMGRHGIRGS
- the prsK gene encoding XrtA/PEP-CTERM system histidine kinase PrsK, coding for MDGIVHAVPFFSTRAVVAPAMDAISLTKITVYSYAIAAASFLVLGLFQLTKQRRRGNGVLALACLAMVLWGAALSWEAAGGIAWSRLGDCAELLRNAAWAAFLLVLGGRARDEAGRPSWLRAPVLAGAAVYVLCFCAALTGWWSLAGLPDASLVPVTARAALAVAGMRLVELAYRNRTLQERWAVKFACIGIGVIFVYDFYLYSNVMLFRKVDSDIWAARGVINALAVPLIAISLGRRKLWSSPLAVSRRAVFHSAALSGSALYLLAMSTTGYYLRYVGGTWGTVAQLTFLFAALILLVGVLASGSFRARLKVFISKHFFRYNYDYREEWMRFTRTLSRPGPDLGLRAIEAVAGLVESPGGVLWQRTDSGRYEPVAHWQVPVLAASEPVDSAFCQFLASSQWVVDLHEHARSPDKYDALALPAWLARYPRLWLVVPLMLHDQLFGFVLLQDPRSRVKLNWEVIDVLEIAGSQAAGQLAQQHAANALMVARQFESFNRMSTFVVHDLKNLVTQLSLMNANAVKYKDNPEFQADMLETIDYSVKKMKFMLQKLGRTHAVEQPQPLAVEQVVQQAVALKAAFEPRPQVRIEQAGMRVLADRERLERVLGHLIQNAIEATPRTGGVSVRALREDGMALVEIVDSGEGMSEEFIRERLFRPFESTKSAGMGIGAFESREYINELGGRLEVSSAPGRGTTFRVLLPLHQQEALVAERAA